GCGCCCTGCTGGTAGTGGCCCTGCTGTTTCTGGCGGCGTGCAGCGGTACTAAGTTCATTCCCAAAAATGATAAGCTGTATACCGGCAGCGCGGTTAAGCTGACCTCCCCCTACTCTATTCCTCAGAAAGCGCAGCTGCAAACCGAGCTGGAAACCGTCATCACCCCCAAGCCCAACGCCTCTATCCTGGGTATGCGGCCCAAGCTGTATTTCTGGCACATGGGGGAGGGCAAGAGCAAGGGACTGGGGCATTTTCTGGCCGAGAAATACGGCGAGGCTCCGGTGCTGCTCAGCCAGGTAGACACCCAGAAGGTGAAGGGGCTGATGACCAACCGGCTCTACAACAACGGCTACTTTGAGAGCCCCCGGGTGCAAACCAAACCCAACGTGAAGGGCAACACGGCCACCATTGATTATACCGCTACGGTGCAGCGCCCTTACCTCATCAAGACCATTCATTTCCCCGACCGCGACACGCTGCTGGATAATGACATTCGCAAAACACAGGCCCGCACGCTGCTCAAAGTAGGCGAGCCCTACAACCTGAACACGCTCATCACGGAACGCTCCCGCATTGATGACCAGCTCAAGCAGAACGGGTACTATTTCTTCAACCCCGACTACATTCTCTATGAGGTGGATAGCACCCAGCACAACCAGGTAGACGTGTACCTGCGGGTGAAGGGCAGTATTCCGGCCCGCGCGGCCCAGCCTTACGTGTTCAACCGCATTACCCTGAACACCCGCTACGGCCTCACGGACACCACCGAATCTATCCGGCCTATCATCTATAAAAAGTACCGCTACGTGCCCGATGAGAAGATATTTAAGGCCAAAGCTATTACCGGCGCGGTGTTTATGTACCCCGACAGCCTGTACCGCCGCCGCCGCCAGGACCAGACGCTGAGCCGCCTGATGAGCCTGGGCACGTTCAAGTTCGTGGATATTCGGGTAAGGGAAGCGCGGCAGAAGCCCGACTCGGCGGGCTATGGCTTCCTGAATGCCTCTGTGCGCATGACGCAGCTGAAAAAGAAGTCGTTGCGAGCCGAGGTGCAGCTAGTCAGCAAAACCAACGGCTTTACGGGGCCGGGCTTCACGGCCCAGTACCGCAACCGCTCGGCCCTGCGCGGAGCCGAGCAGTTCCTACTGAACCTGGTGGGCTCTTTTGAAACCCGCCAGGGTGGGGGCCGCAGCAACACCGGCGTGGAAGGCACCACCGGCCCGGTGCTGGGCCTCACTTCCTACGAGCTGGGCGTGAACTCCCAGCTGCTGGTGCCGCGCCTTATCACGCCGCCGCTGCCTTTCCTGGATGTGCGCCTTTCCAACTCCGACTTTCAGCCCCGCACGTCCTTTGGCGCGGGCTACCGGTACGTGGAGCGGCGGGATTTTTTCCAGGAAGATTTCATGAATCTGAACTACGGCTACAGCTGGAAAACCAAGATTACCAATGAGCACGAGCTGCGCCCCGTGGATCTGCAGTACATCCGGCTGGCCAAAACCACCGATGAGTTTGACCAGCTGCTGGCCCAGCGCCCCTTCCTGGCTAACTCCTTCCGCCAGCAGTTTATTCCGGCCTCCTCCTACCGCTACACCTACAACACGCAGGTGTATGAGCGCCGCCGCAACCAGGTGTATTTCAATGGGGGCCTGGAGCTGGCCGGCAACCTGGTCAGTGCCGTCAGCAAGCTAACGGGGTCGGCGGCCAATGCCAAGGGCCGCTACGAGGTAATGGGGCAGGAATTTTCCCAGTATTCCAAGGTCGATCTGGAATTTCGCAACTACTACCGCATCACCCAAAACCCCACCAGCGGCAACAAGATTGCTACCCGCCTGCTGGTAGGCCTGGGCCTGCCCTACGGCAACTCTGAGGTGATGCCCTACCTGAAGCAGTACGGCGTGGGCGGCCCCAACAGCGTGCGGGCCTTTGCCCCGCGCGAAATTGGTCCCGGCAGCTACCGCCCTACCAACACCGACGTAGCCTCCCGCTTTTATGACCAGGTGGGCGACATCCGCTTGGAAGCCAACGTGGAGTACCGGCAGGACTTATTTCCCTACGTGAAGGGTGCCCTGTTTATGGATGCCGGCAACGTGTGGCTGGTGAATAAGGACACTTCCCGCCCCGGTGGCCAGTTTAAGCCCAGCTCTTTCCTGAACGAGCTGGCCGTGGGCGCCGGCGCCGGCCTGCGCGTGGATATTCAGTTTATTGTTATCCGGCTGGACGTGGCCTACCCGCTGCGTGTACCCTATGGCGGCAACGGCGGTGGGGCCTTTGTGCCCAATCTGGCCATCGGGTATCCGTTTTAGGTTAAACCCGGATTATATATAAGAACACTGTGCCGCAGGGCTGCTTTTTGCACTACCTGACAAAAGTCATCTGCCAAATTTTGGGGCCGGAAATCTAAAGTTTCAATTTTGATGAAACTTTTAGAACACGCTTATGAACACCCAACAGAAGGCACTGGTTACCGCTACGGTAGCTACCTTGAAAGAGCACGGTGTGGCCTTGACCACCCATTTTTACAACCGCATGTTTACCCGGAACCCCGAGTTGAAGAACATCTTCAACATGGGGAATCAGCAAAACGGCAAGCAGCAAACGGCCCTGGCCCTGGCAGTGCTGGCCTACGCCGAAAACATTGAAAACCCTATGGTGCTGGCCCCGGCCGTTACCAAAATAGGCCACAAGCACGTGAGCCTCGATATCCGGCCGGAGCACTACGCCATTGTGGGCCGCCACCTGATTGCTTCCATTGGTGAGGTGCTGGGCGAGGCCGCTACGCCCGAGCTGCTGGACGCCTGGGCTACTGCCTACCAGGAGCTGGCCGCCCTCATGAGCGGTATTGAGCAGAAGCTGTATCAGGATGCCGTGGACCAGAAAGGCGGCTGGACGGGCTGGCGCCCTTTCCTGGTGAAGGAGAAAGTGCAGGAATCAGCGGAAATCACCTCCTTCTACCTGTACCCTGCCGATGGCGGCCCCGTGGCCGATTTCCTGCCCGGGCAATTCATCAGCCTGCGCCTGTTCCTGCCCGAGCTGAACCTGTTTCAGCCCCGCCAGTACAGTCTCTCCAGTGCGCCAAACGGGGAGTATTACCGCATTTCGGTGAAGAAGGAAGCCGGCGCCGACCTGCGCCCCGATGGCCTGATCAGCAACCGCCTGCACGAGTTTGTGCAGGTAGGCGACGTGCTGGAAGTGGCCGCCCCGGCCGGCGACTTTACCCTGGATACGGAAAAAGAGACGCCGGTAGTATTTGTAAGCGGCGGCGTGGGCCAGACGCCCCTGATGAGCATGCTGGAATTCCTGACCACCACGCAAAGTAACCGGGAAATTACGTGGGTGCATGGCTGCCGCAACCAGGCCGTGCACGCCTTCCGCGAGCCGCTCACTGAGCTGGCAGCCAATAACGACAGCCTGCGCCAGCACATCTTCTACGACCAGCTGGAAGCCGACGCGGCGGCCACAGGCAATGCCTATGCGGGCGTAGTAGAGCTGCGCAAGCTGAAGGATGCGCCCGTGTTTCAGGATGCCGACTACTACATTTGTGGTCCGGCGCCGTTCATCCGCAAGCAGGTGCAGGACCTGGTAGCGCTCCAGGTACCCCTCTCAGCCATTCACTACGAGGAGTTCGGTCCGGCTACGCTCAGCCTCAACTAAGGCCGGCGGCAGATGGGCCTTTTGCTTCTGATTTGTTTTCCTGGCTCCGGCCGTTGTTTTATTGCTCCTTGAGACTCAACCAGTTCACCGATTTTGGCCTGCGTATTTCCATGTATATGGCGCAGAAACCGGAGGGCACCAGCACCACCATTACGGAGCTGGCGGCGCAGTTCGGTATTTCGCGCAGCCATTTGGTGAAGGTGGTGCAGTTCCTATCTCAGCATGGTGTAATTGCGGCGCAGCGGGGCCGCAAAGGCGGCCTGCGGCTGGCGCACCCGCCCGAAACCGTTCGGGTGGGGCAGTTGGTGCGGCTTCTGGAGCAAACGCCCAGCGTAATTAACTGCCGGACGGCGGCGCATTGCGTGCTGGCTGGCAATTGCCAGCTGAAATCGGCCCTGGATACGGCTTATGATGCCTTTTTCTCGGTGCTGGATGGCTACTCTCTGCGGGATGTAACCGGCGGCAACACCGGTGCCATTCTCCGGCAGCTGATGCTGGGGGCCCCACTGGAGCCGGCCGCGTAGTCTGCTTCGGGTATCCATAAAAAAGCCCCTCCGGCCGCTTAGGTCCGGAGGGGCTTTCTACATCTGGGAGGAGCCTTGTCTATTTATAGTTCTCGGCCCGATCCTGCGGCAGGCCGGGAACAAAGTAATGGGCTACGGCTTTGGCCAAAAAGGGTGGAAAGCCGCCCCGCGTATTGGTCAGCACAATAATGGTAAGCGGCTCTTTATCCTTATCCATAAAGCGCACCACATCAGCCAGGGCCGGACCGCCGCTGTGCCCCACCAGGTGGTGGCCCTGATATTCTTCTGTAATCCAACCCAGCCCGAAGTGGGTGGGCGTTTGGTTGCGCAGGCGGTTGGCCGTCCAGAGCAGGGAAGTGTTTTCGGGTTTCAGCAGGGTGTTTTTATCGAGCGCTATGGTCCAGTTGGCCAGGTCTTCAATGGAAGAATAAAGCCCGCCGGCGGCGTAGTACCAGTCCGGGAAGCGCATGTCGCTGATGAGGTAGCGCTGGTCGGGCTTCGACCAGGAGTAGACCTCCGCCGCGCCCGGAAGAATGGAGGCGCTGCGCATCACATCATTGTCCTGGCTGTGGTTGAAAGCCGTGTTGCGCATTTTCAGCGGCAGCAGCACTTTCTGCCGGAGCGCTTTTTCAAACGAAAGCCCGGTTACGCGGCTGATAATAGCCTGCAGCACGGCGTAATCGGTGCTGACGTAAAAGTCTTTGGTGCCGGGCTCGTAGGCCATGGGTAGCGCGGCGGCCGTGCGCAGGGCGTGGCCGTTGTTGCGCGTGGTAGCCAGCGGCACCAGCTTAATACCCGACTGATGGGCCGCCAGCTCCCGCACCGTAATACTTTGCCAGGCCGCCGGAATAGAATCCAGGTACGTACCGATGCGTTCATCCAGTTTCAGCTTGCCCTCCTGCACCAGCACGGCCAGCAGCGTGCCGGTTAAGGGTTTGGTAGCCGAAGCCATTTGAAATGGTGTTTGGGGTGTAACCGGCTGTTTCCAGGTAAGGCTGGCCAAACCGTAAGTGCCCAGCTTGAGCACCTTGCCATTTTTGATAACGGCCACCGCCGCCCCCGGAATATGCTGCGCGGCCATAGTGCGGCGCATGAATACATCTACGGAATCGGGCCGCGGCTTGGCGGGGGCTGCATACGTGTTGAGCCCCGGAAACAGGGCCGTGAGGAAACCGAAAATTTGAAGGAGCGTTTTCATAGCAGAGCGTAGAAATGAAGAGGAACAGAACAGTAGGCACAAACCTACGAAACAATTCGTATTTGCTTATCACATCTTCATGTGATAGTCTGTGAACCGCCCTGCCAGACAGGCTACCCACAAAAAAACGGCGGGCCGCTTCGAAAAGCAGCCCGCCGTTTACCCTATCATTTCTTCGTTATGAAGCTTCAGCCGCCATCCGAACTTCCACTGGCGCGCCCACAGTTTTGTGGGCCGGCACCACCGTTACCACCACATATTTGGAGGTAGGTGTATTGCTGGTTTTAGCCACGCTGGCTACGGGCACCAAGGGGTTGGCCTCGGGAAAATACGCCGAGACGTTGCCTTTCGGAATATCATAGGGCACGGCCACAAACTTCTCTACTGTGCGCTTTTCGCCCTCAAAATGGCTGGTAATGTCGATGAGGTCTTTGGCTTTGATGCTGCGGTCGGCCATATCCTGCTCGTTCATGAACAGCACGCGCCGCTCCCCATGAATGCCCCGGTACCGGTCGTTGTACTCGTAAATGGTGGTGTTAAACTGGTCGTGGCTGCGCACGGTCATCAGCACCAGCTGGTCGGGCTCCAGGTGGTGCTTTTCCAGCTCAGTGGTGGTGAAGTTGGCCATGCCGTTCTTGGTAGTGAACTTCCGCTCCCGGGGGCCGTTGGGCAGGTAGAATCCGCCGGGGCGGCGCAGCTTCTCATTGAAGTTCTCGAAGCCGGGAATCACGCGGGAAATATGGTCCCGGATAACGTCGTAATTCTCCGTCATGGCTACCCAGTCGGCAATGTTGGTGCGGTTGCCCAGGGTGGCAATGGCCATGCCGCTGATAATGGCTACTTCGCTCATCATCTGGCCTTCCAGCGGCACCAGCACACCTTTATTCTGGCTTACCACGCCCATGGAATTCTCGCAGGAGGTCATCTGGTGCCCCGCTTTCTGCATGTCGATATCCAGGTGGGTGAAGCAGGGCAGCAGCAGGCTGGTTTCGCCGGTAGTCAGGTGGCCGCGGTTGAGCTTGGTGCCCACAAACACGGTTAGCTTCTGCTTGCGCATGCCTTCGGCAATGACCTCGGTATCGGGCCCGGCGGCCAGCAGGTTGCCGCCCAGGCTAAAGAACACCTTGGTCTTGCCCTTATACATGGCTTTAATGCCTTCTACGGTATCGTAGCCGTGCTCATAAGGCGGCGTGAAGTTGAACTCCTTGCCCAGAGCATCCTGAAACGCTTTAGTTGGCTGCTCCCAGACCCCCATGGTCCGGTCGCCCTGCACGTTGGAGTGGCCACGCACCGGGCAGGTGCCCGCGCCGGGAATGCCAATGGCGCCCTTCATCAGGTGCAGGTTCACGATTTCCTGAATGGTCTGCACGCCCTGGCGCTGCTGCGTAACGCCCATGGCCCAGCAGGTAACAATTTTCTGCTTGGTGGCCAGTATGTTGGCGGCCTCCAGCAGCTGCGCCCGCGAAATGCCGCTCAGCTCCTCAATATCCTCCCAGGAAGTGTTCCGAATGTTCTGCTCAAAGCTCTCAAACCCGGTGGTGTACTTGGCTACAAACGCTTGGTCCACCACCTGGCCGGGGTTTAGGTCCTCGGCCTCAAACAGGTGCTTCATAATGCCGCGCAGCAGGGCCATGTCGCCATCTACACGCACCTGCAGAAACAGGTCCGTAATCTGGGTGCCGTCGCCCATCAGCGCACCCAGGGCGCGCAGCGGGTTCATAAAGTCCTGGGGGTTTTTGAAGTGGTTGAGGCCGGCTTCAATCAGGGGGTTTACACTGATGATTTTGGCCCCGTTGCGCTTGGCCTTTTGCAGGGCCGTGAGCATGCGCGGGTGGTTGGTGCCCGGGTTCTGGCCAATTATCAGAATCACATCGGCCTCATGAATATCATTGAGCGTGACGGAGCCTTTGCCCAAACCCAGCGTGGGACTGAGCGCCGCGCCGCTGCTCTCGTGGCACATATTGGAGCAGTCGGGCAGGTTATTGGTGCCGAACTGCTTGACGAAGAGCTGGAACAGGAAGGCCGGCTCGTTGGGTACTTTACCGGAGGTGTAAAACAGGGCCTCGTTGGGCGAGTCCAGCGCATTCAGGTGGTCGGCAATGAGCTGAAAGGCGGCGGGCCACTCAATGGGCTTGTAGTGGTTGTCGCCGGGGCGCTTCACCATGGGGTGCGTGAGGCGGCCGGCGTTGTTCTGGTCGCGGTCGGTCATGCGGGAAAGCTCAGCCAGGCTGTGGCGGGCAAAGAACTCGGGGCCGGCAGCTTTGTCGTCGGCATCGGACGCGGTGGCTTTGGCGCCGTTCTCGCAGAACTCGGCCACGGAGCGGTGGTCGTCGGGGTCGGGCCAGGCGCAGGAAGAGCAGTCGAAACCATCTTTCTGGTTCATGTTCAGCAGGCCCTTGGTGCCGCGGCTCAGGCCGCCTTCCGTCCAACTAAACTGCATGGATTTGATAACAGCCGTTACGCCGGCGGCCACGGTGGCGCGCTCTTCCAGCTTCAGGCCCGTTAAGGCCTCCGGGGGCTGCGCCAGAATGGGATGGAGGTATTTGGCGTTGGCCACGTCGGGGGCGGGAATATTGCTCTCGTCCCGGGCTCCTTGTGGGTCGGGGCGGTAGTGGTCGTTGGTAGGGGCAGCTCCCTGGTCCGGCCGCTCCCCGCTTTGGGGCACGTTGGTTTCTGCCGTTTGCTGTTCGGTCTTGCCAGCCTTGCTAGGGTCTTCGGCGGGTGATTTTTCCATTACTTGACAAGAGCTAAGGGTGAGA
The Hymenobacter sp. DG25B genome window above contains:
- a CDS encoding FdhF/YdeP family oxidoreductase; the protein is MEKSPAEDPSKAGKTEQQTAETNVPQSGERPDQGAAPTNDHYRPDPQGARDESNIPAPDVANAKYLHPILAQPPEALTGLKLEERATVAAGVTAVIKSMQFSWTEGGLSRGTKGLLNMNQKDGFDCSSCAWPDPDDHRSVAEFCENGAKATASDADDKAAGPEFFARHSLAELSRMTDRDQNNAGRLTHPMVKRPGDNHYKPIEWPAAFQLIADHLNALDSPNEALFYTSGKVPNEPAFLFQLFVKQFGTNNLPDCSNMCHESSGAALSPTLGLGKGSVTLNDIHEADVILIIGQNPGTNHPRMLTALQKAKRNGAKIISVNPLIEAGLNHFKNPQDFMNPLRALGALMGDGTQITDLFLQVRVDGDMALLRGIMKHLFEAEDLNPGQVVDQAFVAKYTTGFESFEQNIRNTSWEDIEELSGISRAQLLEAANILATKQKIVTCWAMGVTQQRQGVQTIQEIVNLHLMKGAIGIPGAGTCPVRGHSNVQGDRTMGVWEQPTKAFQDALGKEFNFTPPYEHGYDTVEGIKAMYKGKTKVFFSLGGNLLAAGPDTEVIAEGMRKQKLTVFVGTKLNRGHLTTGETSLLLPCFTHLDIDMQKAGHQMTSCENSMGVVSQNKGVLVPLEGQMMSEVAIISGMAIATLGNRTNIADWVAMTENYDVIRDHISRVIPGFENFNEKLRRPGGFYLPNGPRERKFTTKNGMANFTTTELEKHHLEPDQLVLMTVRSHDQFNTTIYEYNDRYRGIHGERRVLFMNEQDMADRSIKAKDLIDITSHFEGEKRTVEKFVAVPYDIPKGNVSAYFPEANPLVPVASVAKTSNTPTSKYVVVTVVPAHKTVGAPVEVRMAAEAS
- a CDS encoding serine hydrolase domain-containing protein — protein: MKTLLQIFGFLTALFPGLNTYAAPAKPRPDSVDVFMRRTMAAQHIPGAAVAVIKNGKVLKLGTYGLASLTWKQPVTPQTPFQMASATKPLTGTLLAVLVQEGKLKLDERIGTYLDSIPAAWQSITVRELAAHQSGIKLVPLATTRNNGHALRTAAALPMAYEPGTKDFYVSTDYAVLQAIISRVTGLSFEKALRQKVLLPLKMRNTAFNHSQDNDVMRSASILPGAAEVYSWSKPDQRYLISDMRFPDWYYAAGGLYSSIEDLANWTIALDKNTLLKPENTSLLWTANRLRNQTPTHFGLGWITEEYQGHHLVGHSGGPALADVVRFMDKDKEPLTIIVLTNTRGGFPPFLAKAVAHYFVPGLPQDRAENYK
- the hmpA gene encoding NO-inducible flavohemoprotein — encoded protein: MNTQQKALVTATVATLKEHGVALTTHFYNRMFTRNPELKNIFNMGNQQNGKQQTALALAVLAYAENIENPMVLAPAVTKIGHKHVSLDIRPEHYAIVGRHLIASIGEVLGEAATPELLDAWATAYQELAALMSGIEQKLYQDAVDQKGGWTGWRPFLVKEKVQESAEITSFYLYPADGGPVADFLPGQFISLRLFLPELNLFQPRQYSLSSAPNGEYYRISVKKEAGADLRPDGLISNRLHEFVQVGDVLEVAAPAGDFTLDTEKETPVVFVSGGVGQTPLMSMLEFLTTTQSNREITWVHGCRNQAVHAFREPLTELAANNDSLRQHIFYDQLEADAAATGNAYAGVVELRKLKDAPVFQDADYYICGPAPFIRKQVQDLVALQVPLSAIHYEEFGPATLSLN
- a CDS encoding BamA/TamA family outer membrane protein produces the protein MSVMKTKMTGMRLMTETLPQTPPITHRWPGTAYRALLVVALLFLAACSGTKFIPKNDKLYTGSAVKLTSPYSIPQKAQLQTELETVITPKPNASILGMRPKLYFWHMGEGKSKGLGHFLAEKYGEAPVLLSQVDTQKVKGLMTNRLYNNGYFESPRVQTKPNVKGNTATIDYTATVQRPYLIKTIHFPDRDTLLDNDIRKTQARTLLKVGEPYNLNTLITERSRIDDQLKQNGYYFFNPDYILYEVDSTQHNQVDVYLRVKGSIPARAAQPYVFNRITLNTRYGLTDTTESIRPIIYKKYRYVPDEKIFKAKAITGAVFMYPDSLYRRRRQDQTLSRLMSLGTFKFVDIRVREARQKPDSAGYGFLNASVRMTQLKKKSLRAEVQLVSKTNGFTGPGFTAQYRNRSALRGAEQFLLNLVGSFETRQGGGRSNTGVEGTTGPVLGLTSYELGVNSQLLVPRLITPPLPFLDVRLSNSDFQPRTSFGAGYRYVERRDFFQEDFMNLNYGYSWKTKITNEHELRPVDLQYIRLAKTTDEFDQLLAQRPFLANSFRQQFIPASSYRYTYNTQVYERRRNQVYFNGGLELAGNLVSAVSKLTGSAANAKGRYEVMGQEFSQYSKVDLEFRNYYRITQNPTSGNKIATRLLVGLGLPYGNSEVMPYLKQYGVGGPNSVRAFAPREIGPGSYRPTNTDVASRFYDQVGDIRLEANVEYRQDLFPYVKGALFMDAGNVWLVNKDTSRPGGQFKPSSFLNELAVGAGAGLRVDIQFIVIRLDVAYPLRVPYGGNGGGAFVPNLAIGYPF
- a CDS encoding Rrf2 family transcriptional regulator; protein product: MRLNQFTDFGLRISMYMAQKPEGTSTTITELAAQFGISRSHLVKVVQFLSQHGVIAAQRGRKGGLRLAHPPETVRVGQLVRLLEQTPSVINCRTAAHCVLAGNCQLKSALDTAYDAFFSVLDGYSLRDVTGGNTGAILRQLMLGAPLEPAA